In Enoplosus armatus isolate fEnoArm2 chromosome 2, fEnoArm2.hap1, whole genome shotgun sequence, one DNA window encodes the following:
- the LOC139291049 gene encoding neuropeptide Y receptor type 2-like, with protein MDLSQDQLTDWSSAQPSFSPLLQYDGSQERLNHTYGFHSSIMLPSTFSPPTAPLHQPLPSLLPSSLIPYSSLISSPLFSTTSTSSYPQTATFVYQSSSSFPLSLSTSSSNDLADLESMLLWTLHEPSTIALTIMYCLSFILGFVGNLMSLRVLTNRRSRRLAGVSATRSLLVNLAVCDLAVVCVCMPITVGSQIYTAWVYGDLLCRAVPFTQAVSVSASVLTLTVISVNRYFSVRSPLRARSMFTGRRILATVAVVWTVSSIMCAPIAVMNRRREISFGTFAILVCQEEWPQHRLKQGYNVLLFVMLYCLPVTFNLTIGFLTGRRLWAGKKSTFVDLDPRSQALHASRLKMRQKIAKMVVCLVLLFAVSWLPLYLADLWIDCDQRPPSWLLQTRPFAQWLGLTNSSLNPICYCFIGDLYRSAKVIRTRYYQKVAALFGSSSFSSSAAVASHVAVITDTKVSAAERHHIAAAAVAASASIVTIPRLLSLARGQGLGQKVGDSSDSRAGSDHSISDWCRSSPSVCDSSLFPCQLHTLQHSIQRADFLPTRRHSYSLCINKSRGDPGPMFGRRDQVFEGGRREQ; from the exons ATGGATCTGTCCCAGGACCAGCTGACAGACTGGAGCTCAGCCCAGCCcagcttctctcctctgctgcagtaCGACGGCTCTCAGGAAAGACTCAACCACACCTACGGCTTCCACAGCTCCATAATGCTGCCCTCCACTTTCAGCCCCCCCACTGCCCCCCTCCATCAACCTCTGCCCTCTCTGCTGCCCTCGTCCCTCATTCCTTATTCCTCCCTCATCTCCTCCCCTTTATTCTCCACCACCTCGACCTCATCCTATCCACAAACAGCCACTTTTGTCTaccagtcctcctcctcctttcctttatCCCTGTCCACCTCCTCTTCTAATGACTTGGCAGACCTGGAGAGCATGCTGCTCTGGACTCTACATGAGCCCAGCACAATCGCTCTGACCATCATgtactgtctgtctttcattttggGATTTGTTGGGAATTTAATGTCCCTGCGCGTCCTCACCAACAGGCGTAGCCGTCGGCTGGCTGGCGTCAGCGCCACGCGCAGTCTTCTGGTGAACCTGGCGGTGTGTGACCTGGCTGtggtgtgcgtgtgcatgccCATCACCGTGGGAAGCCAGATCTACACCGCCTGGGTCTACGGTGACCTCCTGTGTCGAGCCGTGCCCTTCACGCAGGCTGTTTCAGTCTCAGCCAGTGTGCTAACGCTGACGGTGATCAGCGTGAATCGCTACTTCAGTGTGCGATCACCGCTGCGAGCTCGCTCCATGTTTACCGGCCGTCGGATCTTGGCGACCGTGGCCGTGGTGTGGACAGTGTCTTCGATCATGTGCGCTCCCATTGCGGTGATGAACCGGCGACGGGAGATCAGCTTTGGGACATTTGCCATCTTGGTCTGTCAGGAGGAGTGGCCTCAGCATCGCCTTAAACAGGG ATACAATGTGCTTCTGTTTGTGATGCTCTACTGCCTGCCCGTGACCTTTAACCTCACCATAGGCTTCCTCACCGGCAGGCGGCTTTGGGCAGGGAAGAAATCCACTTTTGTTGATCTTGATCCTCGCAGCCAAGCTCTGCACGCCTCGCGCCTCAAGATGCGGCAGAAGATAGCCAAGATGGTGGTGTGTCTGGTGCTGCTGTTCGCAGTGTCCTGGCTGCCGCTCTACTTGGCTGACCTTTGGATCGACTGCGATCAAAGGCCGCCATCTTGGCTCCTGCAGACGCGCCCATTTGCCCAGTGGCTGGGCCTGACAAACTCCAGCCTTAACCCCATCTGTTACTGTTTCATAGGGGATCTGTACCGCTCAGCAAAGGTGATACGGACGCGATACTACCAGAAAGTCGCCGCTCTGTTCGGCTCCTCCTCATTCTCCAGCTCAGCTGCAGTGGCCTCTCATGTCGCAGTGATTACAGACACCAAAGTGAGTGCTGCTGAGCGCCACcatattgctgctgctgctgtggcagcATCTGCATCCATCGTTACAATCCCCAGGCTGTTGAGCTTGGCTAGAGGCCAGGGACTGGGCCAGAAGGTCGGAGACAGTTCAGACAGCCGAGCAGGATCCGACCACAGTATCTCAGACTGGTGTCGGTCCAGtcccagtgtgtgtgacagctcctTGTTCCCCTGCCAGCTCCACACACTCCAGCACTCCATACAAAGAGCGGACTTCCTGCCCACAAGAAGACACTCT TATTCTCTTTGTATCAACAAAAGCAGAGGGGATCCAGGACCAATGTTTGGTCGACGAGATCAGGTCTTTGAAGGTGGGCGGAGGGAGCAGTGA